The following proteins are co-located in the Planococcus plakortidis genome:
- a CDS encoding M24 family metallopeptidase produces the protein MSFGTAEYQGRIRKTKQRMAEKGIEVLLITDPANMNYLSGYDAWSFYVHQMLIVIEDEDQPLWVGRIMDANGAKITTWLYHDNIIAYPEIYVQTELRHPMDFVAEILAQIGQDRRSIGVEMDSYYFTAKCFASLQKGLPNARFHDATSLVNWVRLVKSDTEIEYMKRAARFSEKAMAAGIEMIGEGVRECDVAARILEVQVKGTKEHGGDYPSIMPLLPTGERTAAPHLTWTDKRYKQGESVTLELSGCYKRYHSPLARTVFIGTPDAELQHLADVTTEGINECLAMIKPGIYLEEICATWTKTIARYGFEKEARIGYPVGLNYPPDWGEHTASIRMGDRTILEPNMAFHMIPAMWFDDSGFEVSETFRVTETGCETLANMPRGLFTKGHLIGYQGGA, from the coding sequence ATGTCGTTTGGAACAGCAGAGTATCAGGGGCGTATCAGAAAAACGAAGCAGCGGATGGCAGAAAAAGGAATTGAAGTGCTGCTCATTACCGATCCTGCCAACATGAATTATTTATCGGGATATGATGCCTGGTCGTTTTACGTACACCAGATGCTTATCGTCATTGAAGATGAGGACCAGCCGTTGTGGGTCGGGCGCATCATGGATGCAAACGGGGCGAAAATCACGACCTGGCTTTATCACGATAATATCATTGCTTACCCCGAAATCTACGTCCAGACGGAATTGCGCCACCCGATGGATTTCGTGGCGGAAATCCTGGCACAAATCGGCCAGGACCGGCGTTCGATCGGAGTGGAAATGGATAGTTATTACTTTACGGCGAAATGTTTTGCCAGCCTGCAAAAAGGCTTGCCGAACGCCCGTTTCCACGATGCTACCTCCTTGGTCAATTGGGTAAGGCTGGTGAAATCCGATACTGAAATCGAGTACATGAAACGGGCGGCGCGTTTTTCGGAAAAAGCGATGGCTGCAGGCATTGAAATGATTGGCGAAGGTGTCCGGGAATGCGACGTCGCAGCAAGGATATTGGAAGTGCAGGTGAAAGGCACTAAAGAGCACGGCGGCGACTATCCGTCGATCATGCCGCTTTTGCCGACAGGTGAGCGGACAGCAGCCCCCCACCTGACGTGGACCGACAAGCGCTATAAACAAGGGGAATCGGTCACGTTGGAGTTGTCAGGCTGTTATAAACGTTATCATTCGCCCCTGGCCCGGACAGTGTTTATCGGGACGCCCGATGCGGAGCTTCAGCATCTTGCCGATGTGACGACAGAAGGAATCAATGAATGCCTGGCGATGATCAAGCCGGGCATTTACCTGGAAGAAATCTGCGCTACGTGGACAAAGACGATCGCCCGTTATGGGTTCGAAAAAGAAGCGCGCATAGGCTATCCGGTAGGCTTGAATTACCCGCCGGATTGGGGCGAGCATACCGCGAGCATTCGGATGGGCGACCGCACGATACTTGAGCCGAACATGGCTTTCCATATGATTCCCGCCATGTGGTTCGATGATTCGGGATTCGAAGTGAGCGAAACTTTCCGCGTAACGGAAACCGGCTGTGAAACGTTAGCGAACATGCCGCGCGGCTTATTCACCAAAGGCCATTTAATCGGCTATCAAGGCGGAGCCTGA
- a CDS encoding cystathionine gamma-synthase family protein, translated as MTNNKIHQSTQAVWGGEKDYLVHGASQVPVVLSVAYTYDDMDEWYDVAIGKKKGHIYGRNTNPTVQAFEDKVKLLEGAESATSFSTGMAAISNTLATFLMPGDRIVSIKDTYGGTNKIFTEFLPRQQIDVALVDTGDHEAIEAELQKGCKILYLETPTNPTVKITDIARMAKAGHEAGALVIIDNTFGTPINQNPLEHGVDLVLHSATKFLGGHADALGGVLVGSHELVEQVYHYREINGATMDPMAAYLLLRGMKTLHLRIREQSKNAMALAKYLQTKDIVEDVFYPGLETHPNHDIAKRQMKGFGGMLSFSVKGGVDTVRDLLPKLEYANRAANLGAVETTVGPARTTSHVECTPEERAAMGIPEGLIRVSCGIEEIEDIINDFEQAFQHVETVMNV; from the coding sequence ATGACTAACAACAAAATCCATCAATCAACACAAGCGGTCTGGGGCGGGGAAAAAGATTATCTGGTACACGGGGCATCGCAAGTGCCAGTCGTCTTGAGCGTCGCCTATACGTACGACGATATGGACGAATGGTACGATGTGGCAATCGGCAAGAAAAAAGGGCATATCTACGGCCGCAACACGAACCCGACAGTCCAAGCGTTCGAAGACAAAGTGAAATTGCTGGAAGGGGCGGAATCGGCGACGAGCTTCTCGACGGGCATGGCGGCCATCAGCAATACGCTTGCGACCTTCCTTATGCCGGGTGACCGCATCGTGTCGATCAAGGATACGTATGGCGGGACGAACAAGATTTTCACGGAATTCCTGCCGCGCCAGCAAATTGACGTAGCGCTCGTCGATACGGGAGACCACGAGGCGATCGAAGCCGAACTCCAAAAAGGCTGCAAGATCCTTTATTTGGAGACACCGACCAACCCGACTGTCAAGATCACGGACATTGCGCGCATGGCAAAAGCAGGCCACGAAGCAGGCGCACTCGTCATCATCGACAACACGTTCGGCACGCCAATCAACCAGAATCCTTTGGAACACGGCGTCGATCTCGTCCTCCACAGCGCAACGAAATTCCTCGGGGGACACGCCGATGCGCTCGGAGGTGTGTTGGTCGGATCGCATGAACTGGTCGAACAAGTCTATCACTACCGCGAAATCAATGGCGCGACGATGGACCCGATGGCGGCTTACCTGCTGCTGCGCGGCATGAAGACTTTGCATTTGCGCATCCGCGAACAAAGCAAGAACGCCATGGCGCTCGCCAAATACTTGCAGACAAAGGACATCGTCGAAGACGTCTTCTATCCGGGGCTCGAGACGCATCCGAACCACGATATCGCAAAACGCCAGATGAAAGGCTTCGGCGGCATGCTGAGCTTCTCGGTCAAAGGCGGCGTCGACACAGTGCGTGACTTGCTGCCGAAACTCGAATACGCAAACCGTGCGGCAAATCTCGGTGCGGTCGAAACGACAGTGGGACCGGCGCGCACGACAAGCCATGTGGAGTGCACGCCGGAAGAACGCGCAGCGATGGGCATCCCGGAAGGCCTGATCCGCGTTTCTTGCGGCATCGAGGAAATCGAAGACATCATCAACGATTTCGAGCAAGCGTTCCAGCATGTCGAAACGGTGATGAACGTTTAA
- a CDS encoding M20 metallopeptidase family protein, with translation MQDKDELLREAERMGERLSEWRRTMHQFPELSFQEFETADFITSVLEPIEGVAVERGIGLETSVTATVGTGEGPVMALRADIDALPIEEANTCDYRSKAPGVMHACGHDAHAAILLGAVSLLAEYYRDKPLGGTVKFIFQPAEEMIDEQSMSGSPYLLQAGAYKGAKLAIALHMCPWLPVGAVQMHDGISMANVDVFHGTIQGTGGHGAYPELGSDPTWMLGLILQALHGIVPRKISALEPAVVSVGQIHAGTASNIIPHEVQVEGTVRSYSSTARDLLEAEIREAFALADQLGGGHSFHYQRGEPALVNDRSVNERIAAAIRKTDPSVRFTHQAFGMGGEDFGYVTQQLPGAMFFLGCAVDDGIERDLHTPHFDIDERSLPLGAAILANAAIGFFEQPDGHGEEEEQHDT, from the coding sequence ATGCAGGACAAAGATGAACTTTTGCGGGAAGCGGAACGGATGGGCGAAAGGCTCAGCGAATGGCGGCGGACGATGCACCAATTCCCGGAGTTGAGTTTCCAGGAATTCGAGACTGCGGATTTTATCACCTCGGTATTGGAACCGATCGAAGGCGTTGCGGTCGAACGGGGAATAGGCCTAGAAACGAGCGTGACCGCAACGGTCGGAACCGGCGAGGGCCCGGTAATGGCATTGCGCGCCGATATCGATGCTTTGCCGATCGAGGAAGCGAACACGTGCGATTACCGCTCGAAAGCCCCTGGGGTCATGCATGCCTGCGGACACGATGCGCATGCCGCCATCCTGCTCGGCGCTGTCTCGCTTCTTGCGGAATACTACCGGGACAAACCATTAGGCGGAACGGTCAAATTCATTTTCCAGCCGGCGGAAGAAATGATTGATGAACAGTCCATGTCCGGCTCCCCGTATTTGCTGCAAGCGGGCGCTTATAAGGGAGCGAAGCTGGCAATCGCGCTTCACATGTGCCCGTGGCTACCAGTCGGTGCTGTTCAAATGCACGATGGCATCAGCATGGCGAACGTCGATGTCTTTCATGGCACCATCCAGGGGACCGGCGGCCACGGTGCGTATCCGGAGCTCGGCAGCGACCCGACCTGGATGCTCGGCCTCATTTTGCAGGCACTGCACGGCATCGTGCCGCGGAAAATTTCCGCGCTCGAACCCGCGGTTGTCAGCGTCGGGCAGATCCATGCTGGAACCGCAAGCAATATCATCCCGCATGAGGTCCAAGTGGAAGGAACGGTCAGGAGCTATTCAAGCACAGCGCGGGATTTGCTTGAGGCGGAAATCCGCGAGGCCTTCGCGCTTGCCGATCAGCTTGGCGGCGGTCATTCCTTTCATTACCAGCGGGGGGAACCCGCATTGGTCAATGATAGAAGCGTCAACGAACGGATCGCAGCAGCTATCCGTAAAACAGATCCATCTGTAAGGTTCACTCACCAGGCGTTCGGCATGGGAGGCGAAGATTTCGGTTATGTCACGCAGCAGCTGCCGGGGGCGATGTTTTTCCTCGGCTGCGCGGTGGATGACGGAATCGAGCGGGATTTGCATACGCCGCATTTCGATATCGATGAGCGCAGCCTGCCGCTCGGAGCCGCCATATTAGCCAATGCAGCAATCGGCTTTTTCGAACAACCGGACGGGCACGGAGAAGAGGAGGAACAGCATGACACATAA
- a CDS encoding homoserine dehydrogenase, with product MTHKLAFIGFGVVGQGLAEILHNKRQSLQEREGFEAKVVAISDFKKGSLYHPDGLDLEAVLDAVQKTGSLDSYPKTEGLITGWDSLETIRQSNADTVVEVSYTDVKTGQPAIDHCRAAFQSGKNVVMTNKGPVALAYRELSALANEHHVSWGFEGTVMSGTPALRMPKLALAGNDITEIRGILNGTTNFMLMRMDEGESYESALKEAQKLGYAEADPTSDVEGLDARYKIVILAQHVMGMPLSVEEVECSGISNMTPALIEEARMEGKRWKLIASATKEGGRVKAKVAAEKVPLDDPLASISGALNAITYETDLLGPVTLSGAGAGKTETGFSLLIDLLAIAKAREAVRS from the coding sequence ATGACACATAAACTGGCATTTATCGGCTTCGGCGTAGTCGGCCAAGGGCTCGCGGAAATCCTGCACAATAAACGGCAAAGCCTGCAAGAGCGGGAAGGCTTCGAAGCGAAAGTAGTCGCGATATCCGATTTCAAGAAAGGCTCGCTGTACCATCCGGATGGGCTCGACCTCGAAGCGGTTCTGGACGCGGTACAAAAGACCGGAAGCCTGGACAGCTATCCGAAAACGGAAGGGCTCATCACGGGCTGGGACAGTTTGGAGACGATCAGGCAATCGAACGCTGACACGGTGGTGGAAGTGTCCTATACGGATGTCAAAACCGGGCAGCCGGCAATCGACCATTGCCGCGCAGCTTTTCAAAGCGGCAAAAATGTCGTCATGACCAATAAAGGGCCGGTTGCGCTCGCTTACCGGGAGCTCTCGGCGCTAGCGAATGAACACCATGTCTCCTGGGGCTTTGAAGGAACGGTCATGAGCGGGACGCCTGCACTGCGAATGCCGAAACTTGCACTTGCCGGAAATGATATCACCGAAATTCGCGGCATTTTGAACGGCACGACCAATTTCATGCTCATGCGCATGGATGAAGGGGAAAGCTATGAATCGGCACTCAAGGAAGCACAAAAGCTTGGTTATGCGGAAGCGGATCCGACGAGTGATGTAGAAGGCCTTGATGCACGCTATAAGATCGTCATTCTCGCTCAGCATGTCATGGGCATGCCCCTATCCGTCGAAGAAGTGGAATGCTCAGGCATCTCCAACATGACGCCGGCACTTATCGAAGAAGCACGCATGGAAGGCAAGCGCTGGAAGCTCATCGCTTCGGCTACGAAGGAAGGCGGGCGCGTCAAAGCGAAAGTCGCGGCTGAAAAAGTGCCGTTGGATGACCCGCTCGCTTCCATTTCCGGCGCGCTCAATGCCATCACCTATGAGACCGATTTGTTGGGACCGGTCACACTGAGTGGCGCAGGAGCGGGGAAAACGGAAACGGGATTTTCCTTGCTCATCGACTTATTGGCGATCGCAAAGGCAAGAGAAGCGGTGCGGTCATGA
- a CDS encoding aldehyde dehydrogenase family protein, which translates to MATHVEGRKMFLAGEWVDGTQWIDVIDPQDGALIDRVPAATKEDMEACIRKAQEGARIAARMPVVDRMRIIGKAADYISSNTEHYARTIAKESSKTIREARKEVGRAVETLRLSAEEARRITGETIPFDQSPGGIGKVGYYRRFPLGIIGAITPFNDPLNLVAHKVGPAIASGNAIIVKPATVTPLSALLLAQAFSHAGLPEKILSVITGRGGEIGDVLVEHPAVRMISFTGGAETGIEIIKKAGLKKVGMELGSNSPVIVLKDADLEEAVASSVSGAFWAAGQNCLGVQRVYIEDRVFDSFKQQFIEQTERYIVGDKQSELTDMGPLITENEAKRVEGLVQEALDKGATLETGGERDGAFYPPTVLSDVPGDCTLAAEEIFGPVVLLYSVKNLDEAIEQANAVDYGLHAGIFTKNLNHAHRAIEELEVGGVMINDSSDFRIDAMPFGGVKQSGLGREGVKFAIQEMTDTKVICFKLA; encoded by the coding sequence ATGGCGACACATGTCGAAGGACGGAAAATGTTTTTGGCAGGTGAATGGGTAGACGGAACACAATGGATCGACGTCATCGATCCTCAGGATGGGGCGCTTATCGACCGGGTCCCGGCCGCGACAAAGGAAGACATGGAAGCATGCATCCGAAAGGCACAGGAAGGCGCCAGAATCGCTGCCCGGATGCCGGTAGTCGACCGTATGCGGATTATCGGGAAAGCAGCGGATTATATCAGTTCAAACACAGAGCACTATGCGCGCACCATCGCCAAGGAAAGCAGCAAAACCATTCGCGAAGCCCGGAAAGAAGTGGGGCGCGCTGTTGAAACTTTGCGTTTGAGCGCAGAAGAAGCGAGGCGCATCACAGGGGAGACGATCCCGTTCGACCAATCGCCTGGCGGCATCGGCAAAGTCGGCTATTACCGGCGCTTTCCGCTCGGCATTATCGGGGCGATCACGCCATTTAACGACCCATTGAACTTGGTGGCGCATAAAGTCGGCCCGGCGATCGCGTCGGGCAACGCCATCATCGTCAAGCCAGCGACCGTCACGCCGCTCAGTGCCCTGCTATTGGCGCAAGCCTTTTCTCATGCAGGTTTGCCGGAGAAAATCCTCTCCGTCATCACCGGAAGAGGCGGTGAAATCGGGGATGTGTTGGTCGAACACCCAGCCGTCCGGATGATCAGCTTTACAGGAGGGGCCGAGACCGGGATTGAGATCATCAAAAAAGCAGGCTTGAAAAAAGTGGGCATGGAACTCGGGTCGAATTCGCCCGTCATCGTCCTTAAAGACGCCGATTTGGAAGAAGCGGTGGCATCATCTGTATCAGGTGCGTTTTGGGCAGCCGGGCAAAACTGCCTCGGCGTCCAGCGGGTCTATATCGAAGACCGTGTATTCGATTCATTCAAACAGCAATTCATTGAACAAACCGAACGGTATATCGTCGGTGATAAACAATCTGAACTGACGGATATGGGGCCCTTGATTACTGAAAATGAGGCCAAGCGCGTCGAAGGGCTGGTCCAGGAAGCGCTGGATAAAGGCGCGACGCTTGAAACGGGAGGCGAACGGGACGGTGCATTCTACCCGCCGACAGTGCTCAGCGATGTGCCGGGAGACTGCACGCTTGCGGCAGAAGAGATCTTCGGGCCGGTGGTCTTGCTCTATAGCGTCAAAAATCTTGACGAAGCGATTGAACAGGCCAATGCGGTCGACTATGGGCTGCATGCTGGAATCTTTACCAAAAATCTCAATCATGCACACCGGGCCATTGAGGAACTCGAAGTGGGCGGCGTCATGATCAACGATAGCAGCGATTTCCGCATCGATGCCATGCCATTCGGGGGTGTCAAACAGTCGGGGCTCGGCAGGGAAGGCGTCAAATTCGCAATCCAGGAAATGACGGACACGAAAGTCATTTGCTTTAAATTAGCATAA
- the ilvD gene encoding dihydroxy-acid dehydratase, translating to MKKDLRIKSKVFSEGAMKAPNRAMLRAVGVTDEGFEQPMVGIASTWSEVTPCNIHIDELARAAKRGAKEAGAVPFIFNTITVSDGISMGTEGMKYSLSSRDVIADSIETVVGAESLDGLVAIGGCDKNIPGCLIAIANSEVPAVFVYGGTISAGRYNGQDIDIVSVFEGVGQHNNGTIDDSALRKIECSACPGAGSCGGMYTANTMASAAEAMGMSLPGSSSNPAVSEYKEADCEAAGKAVHNLLELGIYPKDIMTKEAFENAITVVMALGGSTNAILHLLAIAHAAEVDLTIDDFNRLQKTVPHIADLKPSGKYVMQDLHRVGGVQAVMKMLLEAGYLHGDCMTVTGKTVAENLQEAPNLTEGQDVIMPFDNPKRKDGPLIVLKGNLSPTGAVAKVSGVKVNRHTGPARVFDNEKEATAAVMANEINDGDVLVIRYVGPKGGPGMPEMLSISAILVGKGMGESVALLTDGRFSGGTHGLVVGHISPEAQSGGPIALLREGDMVTIDSDLQEISMDVSEEELEKRRSEWTAPPLYRKGVLGKYAHNVSCSSKGAVTDYLNR from the coding sequence ATGAAAAAAGATTTGCGCATCAAGAGTAAAGTGTTCAGCGAAGGGGCGATGAAGGCGCCGAACCGTGCCATGCTGCGGGCGGTCGGGGTAACGGATGAAGGCTTCGAGCAGCCGATGGTCGGCATCGCGAGTACATGGAGCGAAGTGACACCGTGTAATATACATATCGATGAATTGGCAAGAGCCGCAAAAAGAGGGGCAAAAGAAGCGGGGGCTGTGCCGTTCATCTTCAACACCATCACCGTTTCAGACGGGATCTCGATGGGAACCGAAGGCATGAAGTATTCACTATCGAGCCGCGATGTCATTGCGGATTCCATCGAAACGGTCGTCGGTGCGGAAAGCCTGGACGGTCTTGTCGCAATCGGCGGCTGCGATAAAAACATCCCGGGCTGTTTGATAGCCATCGCCAATTCCGAAGTGCCGGCAGTGTTCGTCTATGGCGGGACCATCTCAGCCGGGCGCTACAATGGCCAGGACATCGACATCGTTTCCGTCTTTGAAGGCGTCGGCCAGCATAATAATGGCACGATTGACGACTCGGCACTCCGTAAGATCGAATGCAGCGCATGCCCTGGCGCAGGATCGTGCGGCGGCATGTATACAGCGAACACGATGGCGTCAGCGGCTGAAGCGATGGGCATGAGCTTACCGGGGAGTTCGTCAAATCCGGCAGTGTCCGAATACAAGGAAGCGGACTGTGAAGCTGCAGGCAAAGCGGTGCATAATTTGCTCGAGCTTGGCATCTACCCGAAAGACATCATGACGAAAGAAGCGTTCGAAAACGCCATTACGGTCGTCATGGCGCTTGGCGGTTCGACCAATGCCATTCTTCACTTGCTTGCGATCGCACACGCAGCGGAAGTGGATTTGACGATCGACGATTTCAACCGCCTCCAAAAAACGGTTCCGCATATTGCGGACCTGAAACCGAGCGGCAAATACGTCATGCAGGACCTTCACCGTGTCGGGGGCGTCCAGGCGGTCATGAAAATGCTCTTGGAAGCCGGTTATTTGCATGGGGATTGCATGACCGTTACCGGAAAAACCGTCGCCGAGAATTTGCAGGAAGCCCCGAACCTGACAGAAGGGCAAGATGTGATCATGCCGTTCGACAATCCGAAACGAAAAGACGGCCCGTTGATCGTCCTGAAAGGCAATCTATCCCCGACAGGCGCCGTTGCGAAAGTATCCGGCGTCAAAGTCAACCGCCATACAGGCCCGGCACGCGTCTTCGATAATGAAAAAGAAGCGACTGCAGCGGTCATGGCAAATGAAATCAATGACGGCGACGTTCTCGTCATCCGCTACGTCGGCCCGAAAGGCGGCCCGGGCATGCCGGAAATGCTGTCGATTTCAGCGATTCTCGTCGGAAAAGGCATGGGCGAATCCGTCGCGCTATTGACTGATGGAAGGTTCTCAGGCGGCACGCACGGCCTCGTCGTCGGCCACATCTCGCCGGAAGCGCAATCGGGCGGACCGATCGCTTTGCTCCGAGAAGGCGATATGGTGACGATCGACTCGGACCTGCAGGAAATCTCCATGGACGTATCGGAAGAAGAACTGGAAAAACGCAGAAGCGAATGGACAGCGCCGCCGCTTTACCGCAAAGGCGTGCTTGGAAAATACGCACATAATGTTTCCTGCTCTTCCAAAGGAGCGGTTACGGATTATTTAAATAGATAA
- a CDS encoding FAD-binding oxidoreductase, giving the protein MSYLEELKQALAADRVTTNSAVLDQHSRDESYHTPARPDAVIFPLSSEEVSRVMKIAGKHEIPIVPFGLGTSLEGHVIPYAGGITMDFSLMDKVLEIKPEDFLVRVEPGVTRSKLNQELKKHGLFFSVDPGADATLGGMAATNASGTTSVRYGVMRDQVRDLEVVLANGEIIHTGNLAVKSSSGYNLNGLFVGSEGTLGAFTELTLQVYGIPEMTIAGRADFTSIDEAVSAVVAIQSAGIQVARIELVDAASIAQVNAYSHTDYPEVPTLFLEFHGNEAGLMQDVDFARDILSDNGCSNFKFEKDSLARAQLWDARHNLAYAAMRANPGKKMMVTDVCLPISQLAGGIHAAQEALRAEGLEGGILGHVGDGNYHALLMIDGENPVEMAKAEAFNRAIVEYALSKGGSCTGEHGVGIGKAKYQQLEHGNAYSVMQALKKTLDPQNLLNPGKLFYETGNSAAMQ; this is encoded by the coding sequence ATGAGTTATCTGGAAGAACTCAAGCAGGCATTGGCTGCTGATCGGGTGACCACGAATAGCGCCGTTCTCGACCAGCATAGCCGGGACGAGTCGTACCATACACCGGCCCGTCCTGATGCCGTCATCTTTCCATTATCGTCTGAAGAAGTAAGCCGGGTCATGAAAATTGCCGGCAAGCATGAAATCCCCATCGTTCCATTCGGACTCGGCACTAGCCTTGAAGGACATGTCATTCCATACGCGGGCGGAATTACGATGGATTTCTCATTGATGGATAAAGTGCTGGAAATAAAGCCGGAAGATTTTCTCGTCCGTGTGGAGCCTGGCGTGACCCGATCGAAGCTGAACCAGGAATTGAAAAAGCACGGCCTGTTCTTTTCTGTAGACCCTGGAGCCGATGCAACACTCGGGGGCATGGCGGCGACGAATGCGAGCGGGACGACTTCTGTCCGCTATGGCGTCATGCGCGACCAAGTCCGGGATCTTGAAGTGGTGCTTGCTAACGGCGAAATCATCCATACCGGTAATTTGGCGGTCAAATCATCTTCGGGCTATAACTTGAACGGCTTATTCGTTGGTTCGGAAGGCACGCTCGGCGCATTTACGGAACTTACCTTGCAAGTTTATGGGATACCGGAAATGACCATCGCGGGACGGGCGGACTTTACCTCCATAGATGAAGCCGTCTCGGCGGTGGTGGCGATCCAGTCTGCAGGCATCCAGGTCGCGCGCATCGAATTGGTGGACGCGGCATCGATCGCCCAAGTCAATGCATACAGCCATACCGATTACCCTGAAGTTCCGACTTTATTTCTCGAGTTTCATGGCAATGAAGCAGGGCTCATGCAAGACGTCGATTTTGCCCGTGATATTTTATCCGATAATGGATGCAGCAATTTCAAATTCGAAAAAGATTCACTGGCTAGAGCCCAATTATGGGATGCCCGCCACAATTTAGCTTATGCAGCGATGCGGGCGAATCCAGGCAAAAAAATGATGGTGACGGATGTCTGCCTGCCGATTTCACAATTGGCGGGCGGCATCCACGCTGCACAGGAAGCACTGCGCGCCGAAGGGCTTGAAGGGGGCATTCTCGGGCATGTAGGAGATGGCAATTACCATGCACTGTTGATGATTGATGGCGAAAATCCAGTGGAAATGGCGAAAGCGGAAGCATTTAACCGGGCGATTGTTGAATATGCTTTGTCAAAAGGCGGTTCATGTACCGGTGAACACGGAGTCGGCATCGGCAAGGCGAAGTATCAGCAACTTGAACATGGCAATGCGTATAGTGTCATGCAGGCCCTGAAAAAAACCTTGGACCCGCAAAATCTCTTGAATCCTGGAAAGCTGTTTTATGAAACCGGCAATTCTGCAGCAATGCAATAA
- a CDS encoding TRAP transporter substrate-binding protein, translating into MAMKKMGFATVLVGGALALTACGNSDSDTSGGDSEETFNLQAGHSLPEDHPYHLGFLEMAENVEERTDGRVTIEVFANSEIGAERELTEGMGLGTVDLVVSSTAPVTNFVPELGVLDVPFLFNDRDSAVEILEGEIGDELFAKLEENGIVGLSWGENGYRHVTNAVRPINTPADLEGLKIRTQENEIHLAAFEELGAQPTPMAWTEAITALQQGVVDAQENPAIVADQFSLYDANQKYMSLTGHVYSVAIYMMSQQTYDRLPEDLRDIVMEEGQKVGSMERDLIVEMEQESLQNLKDAGMEIIEEIDTAPFQEAVRPVYGQIEHQDLLNRILDAQ; encoded by the coding sequence ATGGCGATGAAGAAAATGGGGTTTGCAACAGTATTGGTTGGAGGCGCGCTTGCTTTAACGGCTTGTGGAAATTCAGATAGTGACACATCCGGCGGTGATTCGGAAGAAACATTTAATCTGCAGGCGGGGCATTCATTGCCTGAAGACCATCCGTATCATCTCGGCTTTTTGGAAATGGCTGAAAACGTGGAAGAACGCACGGATGGCCGTGTAACAATCGAGGTGTTCGCCAACAGTGAAATCGGTGCGGAACGCGAATTGACTGAAGGCATGGGACTTGGCACGGTCGACCTGGTCGTTTCTTCTACAGCGCCGGTCACTAACTTTGTTCCTGAACTCGGCGTATTGGATGTGCCATTCCTGTTTAACGACCGGGACTCTGCGGTAGAAATTCTCGAAGGGGAAATCGGCGATGAATTGTTTGCGAAGCTTGAGGAAAACGGCATCGTCGGTTTGTCATGGGGGGAAAACGGCTACCGCCATGTAACGAATGCCGTACGACCGATCAATACGCCAGCCGATTTGGAAGGCTTGAAGATCCGTACGCAGGAAAACGAAATCCATTTAGCAGCTTTTGAGGAATTAGGGGCGCAACCGACACCGATGGCCTGGACTGAAGCGATCACGGCACTCCAGCAAGGCGTTGTGGATGCCCAGGAAAATCCGGCAATCGTGGCGGACCAGTTCAGCTTGTATGACGCGAACCAGAAATACATGAGCTTGACGGGCCACGTCTACTCAGTTGCGATTTACATGATGAGCCAGCAGACATATGACCGGCTTCCGGAAGACCTGCGCGATATCGTCATGGAAGAAGGGCAGAAAGTAGGCTCCATGGAGCGTGACTTGATTGTTGAAATGGAGCAGGAATCTTTGCAGAACCTGAAAGATGCCGGCATGGAAATCATTGAGGAAATCGATACTGCCCCGTTCCAGGAAGCAGTGCGCCCAGTTTACGGCCAGATCGAGCACCAGGACCTGCTGAATCGTATTCTGGACGCGCAGTAA
- a CDS encoding TRAP transporter small permease, with amino-acid sequence MMKWIGYLNSVIKHFLNLLMAVLVTVVFLQVIFRFVLGSPLAWTEEVARYSLIWLTFLGAAYAMSLKAHIGMEFFVNLFRTPGKKALYIIASIASLMFFLLMVVEGYNLAMQGMAQSSPVLRIPMGMIYMIIPVSGAVLIINMAAQFTQDFKDGGV; translated from the coding sequence ATGATGAAATGGATCGGTTATTTGAATTCAGTGATTAAGCATTTCTTGAATCTGCTTATGGCAGTATTAGTGACAGTTGTGTTTTTGCAGGTTATTTTCCGTTTTGTGCTTGGTTCGCCACTCGCCTGGACAGAAGAAGTGGCCCGTTACAGTTTGATTTGGCTGACGTTTTTAGGTGCGGCTTATGCCATGTCGCTAAAAGCGCATATCGGCATGGAATTTTTCGTCAACCTCTTCCGTACACCTGGCAAGAAAGCGCTCTACATCATCGCTTCAATTGCGAGCCTCATGTTCTTTTTGCTTATGGTGGTTGAAGGATATAATTTAGCGATGCAAGGCATGGCACAGTCTTCACCGGTCTTGCGAATACCGATGGGGATGATTTACATGATCATACCGGTCAGCGGTGCCGTGTTGATCATCAACATGGCTGCACAATTCACACAAGATTTTAAAGACGGGGGTGTGTGA